In Companilactobacillus allii, one genomic interval encodes:
- a CDS encoding glycoside hydrolase family 1 protein, with protein sequence MTKQLPKDFAWGNSTSSMQTEGAWNIGGKGKSVYDDRPATENSSDWHDAIDEYHRYEEDFDLMAKQGMNFYRFQISWSRVNPDGDGEFNEEGIEFYSKLIDALLARNITPMICLYHFDMPLHLAQEYNGFLSRHVVDAFVKYGAEMVKRFGDRVKYWITFNEQNLYHMGEAFRIAGYLEGDKTDDELYQISHHVMLAHAGVANYIHDNTDCLIGGMLAYSEVYPATSDPKDVLYARQINEFMNRDLLDVFAYGRYSNEVMTFVKNHGIDMDFQPEDEDVFIKLTSDFIAFSYYRSDTISAAQVPEGTIPNHYLDEGIKKNPYLETSEFGWQIDPLGFRDILTKVYNEYGIPMFPIENGIGVREKFDGGEIQDDYRIKYHRDHIQAMEDAIFEDGVDVIGYLGWGLIDIPSSSGNMDKRYGTVYVNRTNHDLLDMARVPKKSYWWLKHVIETNGADLGDI encoded by the coding sequence ATGACAAAGCAGTTACCAAAAGATTTTGCATGGGGGAATTCAACATCCAGTATGCAAACTGAAGGTGCCTGGAATATCGGTGGTAAAGGTAAATCAGTTTATGATGATCGTCCTGCTACAGAGAATTCTTCAGATTGGCATGATGCTATTGATGAGTATCATCGTTATGAAGAAGACTTCGATTTAATGGCAAAACAAGGGATGAACTTTTATCGATTCCAAATTTCTTGGAGCCGTGTTAATCCAGATGGTGATGGAGAGTTTAATGAAGAGGGCATTGAGTTTTATAGTAAGTTGATCGATGCTCTGTTGGCTCGAAACATCACACCTATGATCTGTTTGTACCATTTTGATATGCCATTACACTTGGCACAAGAATATAACGGATTCTTATCACGTCACGTGGTGGATGCATTCGTTAAATATGGCGCAGAAATGGTCAAGAGATTTGGGGATCGTGTTAAGTATTGGATTACTTTCAACGAGCAAAATCTTTATCATATGGGCGAAGCATTCCGCATTGCTGGATACTTGGAAGGTGATAAGACAGACGATGAATTGTACCAAATCAGCCATCATGTAATGTTGGCTCATGCTGGAGTAGCAAACTATATCCATGACAATACTGATTGTTTGATCGGTGGGATGCTTGCATATAGTGAAGTTTATCCAGCGACATCAGATCCAAAAGATGTTTTATATGCACGCCAAATCAACGAATTCATGAATCGTGATCTATTGGACGTGTTCGCTTACGGTCGTTATTCAAACGAAGTAATGACTTTTGTTAAGAATCATGGAATTGATATGGACTTCCAGCCAGAAGACGAAGATGTGTTCATTAAGTTAACATCTGACTTTATTGCATTCAGCTATTATAGAAGTGACACAATCAGTGCCGCACAAGTTCCAGAAGGAACAATTCCAAATCATTACTTAGACGAAGGAATCAAGAAGAATCCTTATCTAGAGACGTCAGAATTTGGTTGGCAAATTGATCCATTAGGATTCCGAGATATTTTGACAAAGGTTTACAACGAATACGGCATTCCAATGTTCCCAATTGAAAATGGTATTGGTGTTCGTGAAAAATTCGATGGTGGAGAAATCCAAGATGATTATCGTATCAAATACCATCGTGATCACATCCAAGCTATGGAAGATGCTATTTTTGAAGATGGAGTTGACGTGATAGGTTACCTTGGTTGGGGATTGATCGACATACCTAGTTCCAGCGGCAATATGGACAAACGTTATGGAACAGTCTATGTAAATCGTACAAACCATGACCTATTAGATATGGCTCGTGTACCAAAGAAGAGTTATTGGTGGTTGAAACACGTCATTGAAACAAATGGCGCAGATTTAGGTGATATTTAA
- a CDS encoding thioredoxin family protein: MSNIKEISDATYNDQTNTGLVITDFNADWCPPCKMMNPILEKLSSKDELGDKIKFTSMNVDHNPQTPDNFGIQGIPTFIIKKDGNVVGRLVGYQPEEKFRAALAQYM, translated from the coding sequence ATGAGTAATATCAAAGAAATTAGTGACGCAACTTATAATGATCAAACAAATACAGGATTGGTAATTACTGATTTTAACGCAGACTGGTGTCCACCATGTAAAATGATGAATCCAATTCTTGAAAAGTTATCATCAAAGGATGAATTAGGCGATAAGATCAAGTTCACATCAATGAATGTTGATCATAATCCACAGACCCCTGATAACTTCGGTATTCAAGGAATTCCTACATTTATTATCAAAAAAGATGGTAATGTTGTCGGACGTTTGGTTGGTTATCAACCAGAAGAGAAGTTCCGTGCAGCATTAGCACAATATATGTAG
- a CDS encoding GntR family transcriptional regulator, with amino-acid sequence MAYKYKEVANKLRDQIKAGKYVPGELLPDQNNLAKSFNTTRITVHKAIQLLVVEGMVYSKRGSGTFVRKDYASDEESTNYGSVSPIDKPLGATHTNQGKKVTSKVLELSARMPSASEANKLIIQPTDPVYVIRRVRYVNKEIFAYENTIMPTKITTITKEVLHGSVYAHLQEEGLNIEGSHRVISAEKATQIDLDTGIANELGEPIMVINQLSYLDDGQPFEISETHFPYEKSHITADITL; translated from the coding sequence ATGGCATATAAATATAAAGAAGTCGCAAATAAATTAAGAGATCAAATCAAAGCCGGTAAATATGTTCCCGGTGAATTACTGCCAGATCAAAATAACTTGGCCAAGAGTTTTAATACCACACGAATAACTGTCCATAAGGCAATTCAATTATTAGTCGTTGAAGGGATGGTTTATTCAAAGCGCGGTTCTGGAACATTTGTGAGAAAAGACTATGCTTCTGATGAAGAGAGCACTAATTATGGTTCAGTCTCACCTATTGATAAGCCCCTGGGTGCTACTCACACTAACCAAGGTAAGAAAGTAACTAGTAAGGTATTGGAATTATCCGCTCGTATGCCTTCAGCCAGTGAAGCAAACAAATTAATTATTCAACCTACTGACCCAGTCTATGTAATTCGACGTGTCCGTTATGTTAATAAGGAGATATTTGCATATGAGAACACGATCATGCCCACTAAAATCACAACGATAACCAAAGAAGTACTACATGGCTCGGTCTATGCACATCTACAAGAAGAAGGATTGAATATTGAAGGGTCTCATCGTGTGATCAGTGCTGAAAAAGCCACACAGATTGACCTTGATACTGGTATAGCTAATGAACTTGGTGAACCAATCATGGTGATCAATCAGTTGAGTTATTTGGATGACGGACAACCGTTCGAAATCTCTGAGACACATTTTCCATATGAAAAGAGTCATATAACAGCCGATATAACGCTATAA
- a CDS encoding methyltransferase domain-containing protein → MNKDKLKRFLNSQGFFKCPNCGEKLSLNNTSLVCANNHNFDISKYGYVNFLLNMKQQKNYDKDNFENRGLILKDGLYDHILNNLTNIISNLPIETILDTGCGEGYYSREIHKSLDKQMLAFDISKDSIQQAAKNDQGNSVKWFVGDLAQLPIQDSSVDCILDIFSPANYSEFHRILKDKGYLIKVIPGENHVIELRKQASEFLRSDSYSNQRVREYFEEHFDVVDEINATKTYDVSKEVRDAFIQMTPLLFNVDKTKVNWEEIDQITVDSKILIGKA, encoded by the coding sequence ATGAACAAAGATAAATTAAAAAGATTCCTAAACAGCCAGGGATTTTTCAAGTGCCCCAATTGTGGCGAGAAACTATCATTAAATAATACTAGCTTAGTTTGTGCCAACAATCATAACTTCGACATTTCTAAATATGGCTATGTGAATTTCTTGTTAAATATGAAGCAACAAAAGAACTATGACAAAGATAACTTCGAAAACCGTGGCCTCATTTTGAAAGATGGATTGTATGATCATATATTAAATAATCTGACCAATATTATTTCAAATCTTCCCATTGAAACAATTCTGGATACGGGATGTGGAGAAGGATATTATTCTCGTGAAATTCATAAATCACTTGATAAACAAATGCTGGCGTTTGATATATCAAAGGACTCAATTCAACAAGCTGCTAAAAATGATCAAGGAAACTCTGTTAAATGGTTTGTTGGTGATTTAGCACAATTACCCATTCAAGATAGCAGTGTTGACTGTATCTTGGATATATTCTCTCCAGCGAATTACAGTGAATTTCATCGTATCTTAAAGGATAAAGGGTATTTGATCAAAGTCATTCCAGGCGAAAATCATGTGATTGAATTACGTAAGCAAGCTAGTGAATTTCTCAGAAGTGACAGTTATTCAAATCAGCGTGTACGCGAATACTTTGAAGAGCATTTTGATGTGGTTGATGAGATAAATGCTACTAAAACTTACGATGTGTCAAAAGAAGTGCGTGATGCGTTCATTCAGATGACACCCTTGTTGTTCAATGTTGATAAAACAAAGGTTAATTGGGAAGAAATTGATCAAATCACAGTTGATTCTAAGATTCTAATCGGTAAGGCTTAG
- a CDS encoding metal-sensing transcriptional repressor — protein MSQTIEEEQASKKITSQLKRSRGQLDGILKMMEDNRSCDDVLVQLSAVKSGVDKAMKLVIAQNIRKNVNCVDEQQLKDLQGSLDLMMKTK, from the coding sequence ATGTCTCAAACTATCGAAGAAGAACAAGCCAGCAAAAAAATAACCAGCCAACTAAAAAGATCCCGCGGTCAATTAGACGGAATCCTAAAAATGATGGAAGATAATAGATCCTGTGACGACGTCTTAGTTCAACTATCAGCTGTAAAATCTGGAGTCGATAAAGCCATGAAACTAGTAATCGCTCAAAATATTCGCAAAAATGTTAATTGTGTCGACGAACAACAGTTAAAAGATTTACAGGGATCATTAGATTTGATGATGAAAACAAAATAG
- the arsC gene encoding arsenate reductase (thioredoxin), protein MKKIYFICTGNSCRSQMAEGFAKKYLPDWEVRSAGVEVHGLNPKAVEVMAEKGIDISHNTSDLIDPEYFNKCDFVVTLCGDARDRCPRVPSGVTHLHWGLNDPAKASGSDVDILNVFREVRDKLEHKVDCFSKNTHNIGN, encoded by the coding sequence ATGAAGAAAATATACTTTATTTGTACCGGTAATTCCTGTCGTTCTCAAATGGCAGAGGGTTTCGCCAAGAAATATCTCCCTGACTGGGAAGTCCGTAGCGCAGGCGTTGAAGTCCACGGATTGAACCCAAAGGCTGTTGAAGTTATGGCTGAAAAAGGAATCGATATTTCTCATAATACATCTGATTTAATAGATCCAGAATACTTCAATAAATGTGACTTTGTAGTGACACTTTGTGGCGATGCACGCGACAGATGTCCTAGAGTACCTAGTGGTGTCACACATTTGCACTGGGGATTAAATGATCCGGCAAAAGCTTCTGGTAGTGATGTAGACATTTTGAATGTATTTCGTGAAGTAAGAGACAAACTTGAGCATAAAGTAGATTGCTTCAGCAAGAATACCCATAATATAGGTAATTAA
- a CDS encoding LCP family protein translates to MKIFKRIVIVIVALLAVIAVALGIYIYQGKKALDSVDSNSTSVSDKINTGKPISILLLGADTGADGRIDRGNSDTMMIITLNPKTHKSVMYSIPRDTMAEIVGAGKKQKNVQKINAAYNIGKSDMAKKTVSKLLGIPVDYSVAINMGALEKAVNFVGGVTVTTPIKVSYDGITIPKGTHHLNGKQALSYVRMRYQDPRGDYGRQIRQQQVLKAVTKKLEQPKYLVKLPDLITKLGPDVDSDLTDSQMEKFPIKYHSAGKKLTTKQLQGQSAWINGSSYQILPTEVMQSASDKLRANLGLSKKTLNNTETKLNKLNSAYFKDPDNTDYDTNGLDTTYYTDNTF, encoded by the coding sequence ATGAAAATTTTTAAGAGAATTGTAATTGTTATTGTAGCATTATTGGCTGTTATTGCCGTAGCACTAGGCATTTATATCTATCAAGGTAAAAAGGCACTGGATTCAGTGGACTCAAACTCTACCAGTGTATCTGACAAAATCAACACTGGAAAGCCCATCTCGATCCTTTTACTAGGCGCTGACACTGGTGCCGATGGTAGAATCGATCGTGGTAATTCTGATACCATGATGATCATAACCCTAAATCCCAAGACGCATAAATCAGTGATGTACTCTATTCCTAGAGATACAATGGCTGAGATTGTCGGAGCTGGTAAGAAACAAAAGAACGTTCAAAAAATAAACGCTGCCTACAATATTGGTAAATCTGATATGGCTAAGAAAACTGTAAGTAAGCTACTTGGTATACCGGTTGACTACAGTGTCGCTATCAATATGGGTGCTTTAGAGAAGGCCGTTAACTTCGTTGGCGGTGTTACCGTTACTACACCTATCAAAGTTAGTTATGACGGTATTACTATACCAAAAGGAACTCATCACTTGAATGGTAAACAAGCACTTAGTTACGTTCGTATGCGTTATCAAGATCCACGTGGAGATTATGGTAGACAAATCAGACAGCAGCAAGTCCTAAAGGCTGTCACAAAGAAACTAGAACAACCCAAGTACTTGGTTAAACTACCTGATTTGATCACCAAGTTAGGCCCAGATGTAGATTCTGATTTGACCGATTCTCAAATGGAGAAATTCCCTATTAAGTATCATAGTGCCGGTAAGAAATTGACTACTAAACAGTTACAAGGTCAATCTGCTTGGATCAATGGTAGCTCATATCAGATACTACCTACCGAGGTCATGCAATCGGCATCTGATAAGTTACGTGCCAATCTAGGATTGAGTAAGAAGACACTGAACAATACAGAAACCAAGTTGAATAAGTTAAATTCAGCTTATTTCAAAGATCCTGACAATACTGACTATGACACTAATGGATTAGATACTACCTATTACACTGATAATACATTTTAG
- a CDS encoding PTS sugar transporter subunit IIC has protein sequence MSKESTSEKLEHSSFLDKFTQISVTVGNWVYLRSLRDAFAVILPVFIIAGLGTLLNNTVFMWIFKGDTLTKVQVFGNAISNGTLNVASVLVAPMIGYALAKNKGFNNPIAAAAMSLASLFIMMPGTVSLTDAAGKAHNVTGGLSFLNTGTQGMFGGIIIGLVATAMFIKLAGVKKLQINLGENVPPAVSSSFSVLLPALILMSFFALIAALLAGFFNTDLINLIKNWVQEPLRGFNTSILGFCVIYFVANFLFTLGIHQTVISGSLMDPLVLINMNQNMLAYAHHAHIPNIITTSFVSNYVLVGGSGSTISLIIAILLFSKVKSSKDVAKLSLAPGIFNINEPMIFGYPIVFNLPMMIPFVLFPIIGALMGYYATLLGIVSKTVVLVPWTTPPLIGPYLSTAGDWRAVVLQVVILAIGVVLYLPFMKISERVAAKQAEQLHAEQDAGTVNA, from the coding sequence ATGTCAAAGGAATCAACTTCCGAAAAACTAGAACATAGTAGTTTTTTGGATAAGTTCACGCAAATTTCTGTTACTGTAGGTAACTGGGTTTACCTAAGATCTTTGCGTGATGCGTTCGCTGTTATCCTTCCAGTTTTCATTATTGCTGGTTTGGGTACATTGTTGAACAACACAGTTTTCATGTGGATCTTTAAAGGTGATACATTAACAAAGGTTCAAGTTTTTGGTAACGCCATTTCAAATGGTACTTTGAACGTTGCCAGTGTCTTGGTTGCTCCAATGATTGGATATGCTTTAGCCAAGAATAAAGGCTTTAATAACCCAATCGCTGCTGCAGCTATGTCACTAGCTTCACTATTCATTATGATGCCTGGTACTGTTTCATTAACAGATGCTGCCGGAAAAGCACATAACGTTACTGGTGGTTTGAGCTTCTTGAACACAGGTACACAAGGTATGTTCGGTGGTATTATTATCGGACTTGTAGCTACAGCTATGTTCATCAAATTAGCTGGAGTTAAAAAGTTACAGATCAACTTAGGTGAAAATGTTCCACCTGCAGTTAGTTCTTCATTTAGTGTTTTACTTCCTGCCTTGATCTTAATGTCATTCTTTGCTTTGATTGCTGCATTGTTAGCAGGATTTTTCAATACAGATTTGATCAACTTGATTAAGAACTGGGTACAAGAACCACTTCGTGGATTTAACACAAGTATCTTAGGATTCTGTGTAATCTACTTTGTAGCCAACTTCTTATTCACATTAGGTATTCACCAAACAGTTATTTCAGGTTCTTTGATGGATCCACTTGTACTTATCAACATGAACCAAAACATGTTAGCTTATGCTCACCATGCACATATTCCTAACATCATCACAACTTCATTCGTTTCAAACTACGTTCTAGTTGGTGGTTCTGGTTCAACAATTTCTCTTATTATCGCTATTTTGTTATTTAGTAAAGTTAAGTCAAGTAAAGACGTTGCCAAACTTTCATTAGCTCCTGGTATTTTCAATATCAACGAACCTATGATCTTCGGTTATCCTATCGTCTTCAACTTGCCAATGATGATTCCATTCGTATTGTTCCCAATTATCGGAGCTTTGATGGGTTATTATGCAACATTACTAGGTATTGTTTCTAAGACAGTCGTCTTGGTACCATGGACTACACCACCATTGATCGGACCATATCTATCAACAGCCGGTGACTGGCGTGCCGTAGTTCTACAAGTTGTAATTCTAGCAATTGGTGTTGTTTTGTATCTACCATTCATGAAGATTTCAGAACGTGTTGCTGCAAAACAAGCTGAACAATTACATGCAGAACAAGACGCTGGAACAGTTAATGCTTAA